The genomic stretch ATTCTTTTGCTAGTTTTTTTTACTGTTGTACAATACTTTAATGTTTAATTATGGTGGTACGGGTACAGTTCACTCGAAGCAAACACGAAAAAATCGGTGAAAAGATCTTCTTTTGTTTCCTCAAGATACCGGTTTGCACCTTGTTTTTGGTATTAGTACTGAAAGCATAAACTACTGTTTTTGGTATTAGTACTGAAAGCATAAACTTAAAAAGGGTTGTACCTACAAACTTAAAAACGGAATGTGAAGATTGACTTCCAATAAACCAATTAATAAGACAAACATCATAGTTGCTCTGAAGGTCAGAAATTCAACACTTGTCATGTTCGGAGGAGTTGTTAACCATAACTAtagaaatgtatatatttaagtCAAAGGTTTGGTTACTGTTTGGGTTTAAAGAGAAGTAAAATAGAACAGGGTTGTCCGTATGGTATATTTTTTAAGTAAGCACTTACGTTCATGCGCACCAAAAATAAACTAAACATTCATTTTAGCAATATATCTGAGACTATTGACCTCTTCTTCTCCCTTCAGATCCGCCGTCGGCTCGATGAGCGTAGTAGCACGCAGCCCTTCGGCACAACTAACAACGCCGCGTGCAATGTCCCCGCAGGATGTGGTACGTATTTATGTTCCCCCGGCACCCCCCGACGAGTTGCGTAGAGTGACACCTCATTCAGACTCCACGACCACTATGGTTTCCGCTGGAGCAATTGGAAACGTAACTAGTGCTAGCAAAGAATCACCGAGCAAAGCTGCGAATGCCAACCGATTTTCCAATGGTTCGAACTATTCCGGCGGAGGAACGCCAATTGTAATGAGCCGGCAGGGTACTTATAATGACTACGAAGATGAGGAAGACAACGTTAGGACTAGAAGAAACAGTGAGATTGAACTGTACCAACAGCAGCAACCGGCTTACAGTAGCGGGAAGTTTGATTGTGGCAGCGACTATGGCACTACTGCCTCATCGATTCAAAACTACGCAGTGAATGGACGGTCCACTTCTAGCTCAAGACGCGGTAGTATGTCCCGAAAATCTCCTGCACCCATGCTAGATGGGGAATTTATCATTGAGTGTAGTCATTTAAAGAACAGGAAGTATGTACCAGAGCACCATACCAGTCATTCTAGCTTATCGCAAGCAATAACAGCCAGTGTACGAGGAAGAAACGGGTCTGAAAGTAGTATCCATAGGATGACTTCATTTGAAGAGTTGGCGAAGAGCAAGTATTTAAGTGGAAGTAACAGCagtttgttgaaaaatttaaatgacGATTACATCATAAGGCAGATGGTGCGAGCCAAGGGAAACCGATTaacaaaaagtgaaatttacGACACGATTGACAGCAGCGAAAGTGGAAGCAATGATAGATATGAAATGTACGCATCGGTTAAAGCGCAGCATATCTCGCGAGGGCACAAGAGCGATTATAACATTCAGTACAAGAATCTCTCTACAAGGAATTGCATCCCAGGGAGCGCTAGTGCCAATGATTACAACAGTATCGAATATAAAACATTCAAAACTAGACAAAGCAGTCGGGAAAGCGGAAACGATAGCAGTCCAtttgactatgacctgttgcCAGATGGTCGTCAGGAAAATACTGCTCTTCGCGATTATGACCGATTTTTCAACAACGAAGATGACGATGAGGATAAACTGCTCAACAAATCTTCGGATGAGTCTTCCACTAGTCCTCCACCGCACAGACAGATTcagcatattcaaaaatcaagctCCGTAGCCAAAAGTCCTAGCAATGAAAGCGTTCCGTTGCTGTCTTCACCTTTTTCTAGCAGCCGTAAACCTTTGAATCTCTCCTCATCAATTCCCGTCAGCAACAGTATGAAACGCAACAAATACTCAGCAGACCCATTCCAAATGGAGCTGCCATTAGCCACGACATCTCATCGTAGAGATACCAACGAGTCAGTGTCCTCAACGGCTTCTACAACATTCGGGTCTAGATCGCACCAGCAAACGACACCTAGTTCTCGAATTCCGGTTGTTAAATCTCCGACGTCCCCTACTGCGTCTCTGCAAGGCTCTTTGCGACAGCAAAATCGGTCACGTATTCCAACATCACATCAACATACGAGCAATGGTAGTCGGATACCGCCTCCAGCCTCGTCACATTTCTCGCCAACGTTGTCGGGACCATCGTCGTTAACGTCGTCCTCGTATTCTCAGCGAGGGGCCGGAAATCAATCCTACGAATCAGGCACAGGCGGACATTCACGTTCGCGCATTGCTTCGTCTATATCAGCTCATCAGATACGGCAGTCGACAACCGATACGAATAAAATCCGCATAAAGGTAAACCAATCTCAATCTTACAGTTCCGGCTAGGCGCTAAGCATAGGTAACTTTTAAGTAGGAACGCCAAATACCTTTCCACACTCTAGTGTGGGGTCATGTTTCAAAATCATTCCGGTGACTAGCATGTAAGCCTTTTATTTGACTCCAAGTTGATTGAAAATTGGTTCGATTGGAGCTTTTAAGCGCATAAAAGACTGTGGATTTCGAATCTGTATTAAATGGCAATTCCTTTCCCCCGTAGGTACATCTTTTTTTAGCTCACATGTTTCGAAATTTTGTTGCAATAAATGCAAATAAAACAGCTAAAATAACGTACTTGCATTTACTGCACTTACTGCAAGTAGAAAAACGTGTTACAAATGTGTACGTAGAGAGTAAAACGAAAaggcaatatatatatatatatatatatatatatatatatatatatatatatatatatatatatatatatatatatatatatatatatatatatatatatatatatatatatatatatatatatatatatatatatatatatatatatatattttattcaaTATGTTAATTAGATCGTCATTGTGAGATGCTGTTTAACATGTATAGTAGGTAACAAGTAGCCAGTTTTACACAAGCGGTGCGCTTCGTGTTCTATATTCTATCCATACACATAAGTACGAAAACATTCCATGACGTGGTAAtagaacaacaacaaaaatgacGAGAAGAGTAATGAAACATTTCAAACTGGATTTATGTCGAAAcgttttattttattctcaATTTCAAAGTACGATATTTCCTGTTGGTATTCTTCCATGGTTCACTATTTTTGAAGAGTAAATCACGAAACAGTTTTTCAGATTAGGGACTGCGTAATAAGGACATTATTTTCCATTAAACGGTCTCTTGACTAAGATTTGTTGACTTAATTTCACCTTCAAGGAATCCGTTTCGATTTAAAAATTTCGTGTTGAAAGAGCCAAGTGAACTATTGTTGCCCATAAAATTCAGCAATCCTGACAATACTGACCGTTATCAAGTCCTCAGTCGATCTGTGCCCTTGTCATGTTCATTCGTGCAGCGAATAAATTTCCATAGTCAGGGAAATCGCTGCCGCTTTTTTTAACACTGGTTAGGCCGCTTATAATGGCCAGTAACATGATGCACACGCAATAAACATTTCACAgcaataaattataaattatcGCTTATTCTGTTCATGATATGCATCACCTAACTGAAACAGGAGCCAGATGcggatttatttttttgatgtttttcagtCGAACAGATTTTAACAGAGTACAATTTTCTTCAGCGAGCTAATCGTTTTCGCCTTAGTTCAGATAGGACTGAGAGCTGGAAACTAACTTACTCAGTTGTATCATAACGGGTTGATACTGAAGTGGTTCTTTAAATTATACAACGCCAAAAAACGGATCACCAAACCCTGAAAATGTCAGCAATTTTGCATATATCTATATAAGAttatgagattttttttaactttttacgatcttttataataattttttccaGTATTGATATTTAGTTTTCCTTTCTTAGAcaaaattgtttggaaaatttttcacaTTTGTTCCGTTGAAGACTAACCAAATAAtgtttaaataaatataaaacttAAAAACTATTCTACCCCTTTTCGTTGTAATTTCGCTTGTATAATTTTATAAAGGACCAAAAAATGAGGCCCCAATTTTTCAATATGTAACAAAATGTTCGACATTATTATCGATTTTACAGAAAGCAGTGAAGAAAAACAAATCTATTCAAAACTTTGCAAAACTCCAACATGTTAATTAACTATTAAGACACCAATCCCAGCAACATTGCCTCTACCGATCTCATGCTTTTGTATCACCTCAGTTGAAAGACCTTAAAATTACCTATAACTCTATACTCGAAGCTAAGTGACTACTGCATCATACAAATACAAAGGCTCAATATTATCAAAaactttctttaaaaaaaataccagcCTGTAATGCAGCTACAATAATCTACATTGTGATCTGAATAGAGTTAAACTAAATCGTACAACGTTTTCCTTGTCCCTAATCGCTGCTTGTTTTAATGAAAATGTTCTCTGTTTTCCTGTGTACACCGTAACAACACACACTAAATGTTTCCtaaaaactgaatttttttgtttctataaaatatttgtcGAAAGAGTCAATAATCTCGTGCTTTATGTTAACTGAAACATCAGCATATGTTTAATCTGGTATGAcccaaaaaataatgattttttacACAGTAAAGTAAAATCATTTGTATTGATCAATAGCAAATGCGaatatttattaaattattttctaTATATGTATATTACAGATATAATGTCTTAGAATGGATTATATTTAGAAGGAATAAGAAGAATTGACTTTTATTTTCGAGGCGATAAAAACGCGATGGATAGTTAAAACCATGAATCTATTCGCTGTCAGTGTGTTGAatttgatttgtgtttttttaacaCTGATACTTTTATTCTATGTTTATATAAGAATGTTTCAGCGATACAGCAGATACACTTCATTTTTAATAAAAGTTGAAAATCATTTGTAATTAACTCTAATCTCATAGAACAAAAAGAATCTAATTTTAGATTGAAATATGAGATACCGATCATGTGGAGAGCTACGTTCAATCAACGATTAGAAAAATAGACGAGAGAATGAATAGATTATTACTTCCGAAACCGACTATTTGCCCTTTTTCCCAGCCGCCTTTTTAGATGCCTTTGGCGGTTTagacttcttctttttcttgaatGGTCCAAGACCCTTCCGAACCATGGTTCCACGCCACCAAGCTTGTATTTTGATGGCAGATCGCATTTGCTTGTCAGCGAAGGCCATTTGCTTTTCTCGCTCCTTCTTCGACTCGGCGCAAATTTTAATCTCCTTCTCGCGATGTTTATAGAGAATCACCATTTCTTCGTACTTCACCTTCAGTTCAGCAATGTGCTCTTTGTGGCGCATAATGTCACTATCGAAAGCTTTAATTTCCTTCTGGTATTTGTCCAtccaaaacgtgattttttcgtTGATCAGACCGATGCAGTAGTTGATGTAAACTGTAATAGTAAAGCTAATGCTGTATTCCAAGTAAAAGTAGGGCATTCCTTCTCGAACGTACCATCTATTTCGCTTTTTAATCTTAATTCGCGTTCGATATTATTACTGGTTTCTTTTGAACATTGGATGAGATCGTTTTCCTTACTCTCGATCACTATTTGTGCTTGCTCATGACGTGTACTTTCCCATTTGTGTACAAGTCTAGATTTTACATCATTCTCGATACGAGTCTCCTGTAACGAATTTTTCATGCATGAAATCCGACCTTTAACCAGACGTTTCTCAAACCTGTATTTTAGTTTccaaatcaaaaatttcatcgTTCAACTGATTCAGCGTCGCCTTACGTTCCTTCGTTTCTCCATCAAGACGCGCCTGAAATTTTTTAAGCGTTTTCTCGTTCAAAATGCTATCTCTTATCAGTTGATGTTCTTCCCGCTCGCTCTGTATGTCAATGTCCATGAAGGTTTGCAGTGTTTCGAATGTTCCCTGTTCTGCCATCTCGACATGAGTATCGGCAAGTAATTTTCTTAAACTTGagctgttgaaaaaaaaatcggctaGATATAAACCGTACAAACCTAAATTAGATCCTACACACATATCATTCTTCAACTTCACCATAATCATCATCCCCATTGCCACCTCTACGGTCTGATTCTCGTTCAGCGTCCTGTTCTTGTACGAAGGATCGAATCGCACGTGCATCGGTGGCTTAACAGTTACTGCTGCACTTGACTGGTCATCCTCCATATTAACAATGATCAGCTTGAAAATAGTTTCCTCAATCACCGAATTGATTATCGCACTTTCAATAACGCTGAAACGAGTCTTTGTTCCATTTCTGCTACCGCTCGGTGAATCGTACGTAGATGCTTAAGTGTGTGAATGTTTAGTATATTTGGTATTAGTTCGTATTTAGTTCTGaactaaaaaaaatcttacCAACGCTTTTTTCGCTGGCATCTTCGCTCTCCGAAGATTCAAGCAATATTTTATTATCGTTCAAATTTGCCAACATGTTTTAGATTTTTCATGCTCAAATAATAAACTAGTAACTAAAATTTCGTATCTAAGCAGTTTAAAAATAATGTGCGCATGTGTGAAATATTTGTTTAAGTTAATCGCTAACCAGCAGTTTTTAGGGAGGCTTCGTAGCCCAGTGGTCGAACGATATTGGGTATTTAGGGCTGACTATAAAAATGCATCTTATCTCACACAGAATGAAAGTTTGTgcattgaaaacaaattttagAAAACATGCAAACATTTTTTATTGACAAATGCCTTAAAATTGTCTTGTTAGAATACTAACAATATACTGTCGTATCTCTACTTTTCCTCATCGTCATCTGTATCATCTGTGAGGTAGAATAAAAGAGAAAATATTTCCAATGCAAGCGGTAATTCACAAACGAAACTTTACGATTGCAAACCTGGTTCTTGTGTTTTTTCTCCATTATTCCCACTTGCCTCTTCCTGGAGTAGGCGTGTCAGTGCTGCATTTGAGGATTCCTTCAAAGTCCTGAGCGATGTAATCAAAGCTTCAAGATTGTTGCCACTTAAAGTGTCCTCCAGTTTGGTTACTGTTCCTCCGCGGGTCACTTCAAAAAGCACTTGCAACATTTCTTTGGCCAATAGTTTTTTGGCTGGAAAAATTAGTAGCGAACAAATTTCTAGGTTGTGCTTTTGTTTACAAAACAATCTACACTGTGAAAAACTAATCTACCTTAACACGAAATAAGGGTTGAATTTAAACGGTGTTAATGATTCTGGATAATATATGTTCTAAAAAGGACATTACTGTAGTACATATTCAAatcaatttgttttcaaccaaaaaatcagctgatattcaatttcaacaaatattttacttataattttagtggaaaaatagattaaataaaactaaaaatcggctcacaacttgaataaaagttcggggcaggatgaaattttttgtcaccaccagcgtgttgattatttgcaaccaaaaataaaacttgtattagtgaaatcgaccactaatactagcgcagataggaaggtctataCGAAACTGTTTTATACACTAAGTAGTATTATACACAGACTATCCGGCCAACTGTTAGGTGTAAAGGAACATTGTGGGGcagggccagcgctacgatccttcaCTGGAACAGTTGTattctcacaaaaaaaaaaaactcgtatgTGATCcctaataaacaaaaaaaaaacataaaaggaTGATAATCCGTGCGGTTTTATGATAACTCATACAATCGAGACTATTACCCCGGAAAGGTTGTTACCACATCTTATGCTTTTATTGTATGCCTTTATCTATCATTCGAATTTCTAAACTACCTTGTGGTATCGGAAATATCTTTAGATAAAATGCTGACTTAAGatttacagtcgaatccctctattacgacaatttatatagcgacaaatctctctaTAGCGATTCTCAGTGATCCCTTCTACtctatattcataaaaattattcgttttattgcgacatttctctataacgaTTCAACTGTATATCATATttctgcagtttttttttttttcattcaagaCGACATGTTTTCGAATAAATCCTCGAGCGCATCTAAAATCCTTCATCATAATCGATTCTCTCAATTTGATCAGAGTATTTATAGCGTATCATGAACTAAACAAGCATATCATATAAGTCCTTCAGGTTCATGGTGTATAAGGTAAAGAATTTAATGACTTTGCTGAATGCCGGAAACCCATCGCGATGCACTACTAAACGGTGACCGGACAGTGACAGGAACATTGTGGACCCCCGATGTCTAGCTTTCACAATAACGAATATAAATCTTTTCCATGGCGATGAAGATTTTTATTGGCTaaataaaatctgcataaaGCTACAAAAATTCTTATACATCTAACCTGGTGATTTAAAACATATCTTTAGTTAGTATCGTAGCTTCATATGTTGTGTCCGTacaagaaataattaaaacgcCCTTCTGCGCAACTCTCGACTAGTGGAATTCTATTCTACTGCGATTGATAAATGGATGGGCtagtttatcttttttttttctgaagcgCTTTAAGCCGTTCAAGCCTCTGCAACAAAGTAGGATGCGAGTGATTCCAGCTAGAGTACATCCAGTCGTAAACCGGGAAACCCAgattatcaatatttaattttattaaggCCTCTCCAAGCTCATTCGAGAAACCAAGCTCGTTGGCGAATTCATCGGCTTGATACTCGAACCGGCGCGATAGAATGGTCATAGCAAAGGATATAAGCGTATTGTAAGGGGCCAGGATGTACATGGCAATTACGAGAAAGCCGATGAGAATAGGTTGAACATTTTCTGGAAATCCAACTGCTTGATACAACGGGGAGTACTTGAATAGTTGAGAAAACACGATGAAAATCAGGAACATTTGCACTTGcatgatgattatatttttccgtatatggCCTAGCTTCCAATGACCAAGTTCGTGTGCAAGCACTGCTAGTACTTCCTTGTCCTCACAACCTTTACCTTTCTCATCTTCCGCCAGAGTAGAATCGTCTGGAAGTCCTTTGTTCAGCAGTAGTGTATCAAACAGGACTATGCGTTTGGCACCGAACAAACCAGTGAAATAGGCGTTACTGTGCGCAGATCGCTTAGAACCTTCAACCACAAACAGTTTTCCGAGCGGAAATTTCAATGAAGCTGCCAAATCCTCAATACTTTTTTTCAGGTCTCCATCCTCGAGCGGACGGAATTTGTCGAATAATGGAGCAATATATACCGGATAAATCGTGATCAGTAGCAGTGAAACGACTCCCATGAACGCCCACAACCAAATGAAGAAGTAATCTCCTCCTATTTGAACAATATAGATAATCGCACTGACTATTGGAATCGATAGGACTTGACCGACAAGGAATGACTTAATTTGATCCTTAATGAAAAATCCAGCAGTTTGCTTGTTAAAGCCATGCTTCTCTTCCAACACGAAAGTTGCGTAAATTTTGAAGGGCAAATCCTTGAAAGTACCAATAATATTGATGAGCAATAGGAACACAATGCTTACTTGAATTTCGCTTTCAATATTTAAACCAAATTGTTGCGTAATTTGAACGGCTCTGGCCCAAATTAGTGCTATAAAGCCGGTATACAGCTCTATCGACACGATAGCGATATCACACAGAAGCAGTTTGAATATACCAAAGTTTGCCTTATCCAATCCGTAGAGGCGAGCTTTTTCGAAGGTCTCCTTTTTCATGGCATCTTTAAGCTCTGCTGGGACATCTTTGCTTGTTTCATACACGTAAATCTGACGACGCGTCAAATACAGATTAATGAGGTTttccaaaaccaaaaaaatcaatattgaaTACAGTGTTATCTCGCTGGTTTGCAATTCGTCCGGCATGTTAACTGCAAATTGAGGTTCGGATGCGTCAGTAAAATGATGCGTCATATTTAACTACTTAAAAGCTAAATACATACCTTTTCCTTGAGTACGTTTTAGTAAAGATTTTTTCTTACAAACGCTGAATATGTTTTATATGTTCTACCAGTTCTGGAGgcatgaaaataaataattatctGTGCGTTGGCTATTCGATAAAAATGACACAACCTGCGGCTCGAAAGTATACATGCACGTTTAGAAAGAGTATTTCAAAGTCAGTAGAACATTGCTCATTATTAAACACACATGGACAACCCTGAAAAAGCTGGCAGGGTGCACTGTACGTAATGCATGGGTTATTCGTTTTAAAATTACAATGTGTATTTTAGCAGTTGGGCTGTTTAGCTATAAGTTTTTTATTTCATCTGAatgagctgcattttctaagcaaaacgtgattttcaaaaaaaaaaattctatcgatGTCCTTCAATCTTTAAATCACGAATCAAAACtgttcgaaatcgctacaatgacagtttgccAATAtatcaactgtcattgtagcgattgagaacgatttttattctttattttaaaatcgaaggacaatgatatagaACTTTGaagaatcacgttttgctctaaaatttacactcttttagctgatatgtaaaaatcagaaatccgtgaacaacccaattctcgcgtaatttaTCAATTCGACAaatctaatagcgaatttcttcttcagctaagttgtagataacaattttgcctTTCCGAAAactatacactctaaaaataatattttttatctgaaaaaggtaaacaaaaactgaaaagtaaagctcattttttttaaatctatttttttataaaaacttacCTAAACAATGGAACCGGTCTGATCATGAAGAAATCagggaaaaaagttatattttttttatttctaaaaatataatggcacagtttcagccaaatcaaaaacggtcgattaatttggttgcccgttttttgtggaatcgCTCAGGAAGGACATCACGAATTACAacgtaagaaagagatgccagataattgtttacgaacaaGGCACGTGCTGTGGTGGGTTgaaactgacaaattttacgATGCGCCAGCACGCCAggtcaatactgggtcaaaataagcaatactcagaggaagagatatGCGGAGAGAATGTTGTAAGCCAAAGGAACTGTCAAATTCTGAGCCatacgaacaagaaaggtaacaacacatggagaggtattgcaataaggtaGAATGAAGGACGTGTTTATTTTCTTACGTTTTTCATGTCCTATcgctaaacaatgaattaagaatgcttcaaaattgcattatcACAGTGGTTATCAACCGGAAATTCACAAACTTTACACACTTAGAtattatcaccgagtacggtaaaatacATTACCGATATtgcaacagctgagatctcggtaaaaatctcgATTATACATTaaaataccgagattctgtGAAATCCAAAATTGAAAACCTGTTAAActttaacgagattctcggtaatgtTTTACCGAGATACTCAATAAATAGTTACGGAACTCGTAAAATTCAACTGTCAAACTATTAcgagaacttcggtaaaatttactgaagtacgtattttgcaatttttttagatAAACCCAGAATATGATCAAAACCAATTAAATATACagataaatttattatttacacACTTACCTGCACAATGACAAACAAACAATGACTAATGACAAACTACTTGAAAACTTTTTAGTTTACCGTTGTTCTGTAAAAAAAtgactgagaaatcggaaaccgaaGAGAATTAACGaattcagtaaactaaaataccgaaacTCGGTACTCTGACATAATTAAACgagatttcgtcgaacaaaaaagctcttaccgagattgcgaaaaacagaactgtcaaaataacgagtgcttcactaatagtttttttcgtgtttcgctGTAGATGTAAAACGAGCAGGTTTTGTGGCTgattatttttatggaaaaatctGCAAACTAACttaaatattgagtgagtaTACTTTTTTTtagatcttgttttttttttgttgctgcgAAGAATATTTGTAAATGATGAcagtgtataaaattaaacataaagtttaacaccttcacggtttttgcgaAGCACTTTATTATTCTTCACGACTGTCatcgtcaccaccgattatacgagtcgaataaaaaagttagtcaacattgcactttgagaagagatctagTACCTCTGACATGTGGAACCCCGAaatccaggtcaaaacgagatTAGCTGGTGGAATGAAGAAATACGCTATAACATTTGCATAGAACAGAGAAAAATTTCTTAATCATTAATCAACTTTGAAAGTTTTCACtcatcattttgaatcctaGTTGAAAAAGAAACAatgtttatttgattttttttttaataggggggatgCTTTGTGCTGAATTAATTATTacctaatatttattcagaatttttattgtgttctgccacaaacggtgacatatcaacactattacatatattttaaaaacaatgttTGTTTAAATGGATACTTCTAAACAGGGGTGACATTGTGCAGCCCGATTCGAACTATTTTTGCTATCAAATCAAGAGCACATTACACACGTCCAGTTTTGCTTCCAGCTCGAATGAAGCTGCCATTGTTATTTGTACCTTAGCTCATCAAACccacaaagtcgaaaaaattatgaaaaatgaaTCATCCCAAGCAGCATGTAAACGCGTTTTTGATGTGACCAAGAGGgcgaaggtacctccctttatACGTTCCTTGGAACAGGAACGGATCAACGAAAATTTTCCTTAGCACAGGAAAACCGCTTTTACTTAGAAGAGTTCGGGATGTAATCCTTGAACAGGTGAGTCTCAATTTTCAACTGAtactgatttttattttcaaaaaacttagcTTATATAGTAAAAAAGTTTATACAAAATCACATCTTAGGGGGTAATGTTACAACTACTGCTTTGAGGCTAGATGAGGATTTCACATTCGTATatcttctaaaatcattttctaaGCCTAGCCTCAGTTTGTTGAACAGAGATAGAAATATAGTTTTACAAAACATTCAGTAACTTATCGTATTTCTATCCTTGATAAATTCTTTCCCttcaatacagatataaatttGAATGCATTGCGTTGGTAGCATTCTCTAACACATTCTTTGAACAGATTTTCCTTAACTCTAAGCAACCTATTGTAGTGAGCATTTTCTACCTCCACGCGTTCAATACTAACACAATCTTTTTCTAAAAAAACGAACCTTTTTATTTTACGCCAAAATAAGATAAACAAAAAACGATACAACCCCACGCAGGATAAGCCATACACCACAGGTTGTGGGTTACTAGTAAAAATAGACTTCCTCAAGTTCCTACGCGCGGGTGCATGCGCAATCACGCTATGCAAGAAAGGGTGGAAAGTACGAAAGG from Wyeomyia smithii strain HCP4-BCI-WySm-NY-G18 chromosome 3, ASM2978416v1, whole genome shotgun sequence encodes the following:
- the LOC129732704 gene encoding dynein regulatory complex protein 9 isoform X1 — protein: MLANLNDNKILLESSESEDASEKSVASTYDSPSGSRNGTKTRFSVIESAIINSVIEETIFKLIIVNMEDDQSSAAVTVKPPMHVRFDPSYKNRTLNENQTVEVAMGMMIMVKLKNDISSLRKLLADTHVEMAEQGTFETLQTFMDIDIQSEREEHQLIRDSILNEKTLKKFQARLDGETKERKATLNQLNDEIFDLETKIQETRIENDVKSRLVHKWESTRHEQAQIVIESKENDLIQCSKETSNNIERELRLKSEIDVYINYCIGLINEKITFWMDKYQKEIKAFDSDIMRHKEHIAELKVKYEEMVILYKHREKEIKICAESKKEREKQMAFADKQMRSAIKIQAWWRGTMVRKGLGPFKKKKKSKPPKASKKAAGKKGK
- the LOC129732704 gene encoding dynein regulatory complex protein 9 isoform X2, which translates into the protein MEKKHKNQMIQMTMRKSRDTTVYSSTYDSPSGSRNGTKTRFSVIESAIINSVIEETIFKLIIVNMEDDQSSAAVTVKPPMHVRFDPSYKNRTLNENQTVEVAMGMMIMVKLKNDISSLRKLLADTHVEMAEQGTFETLQTFMDIDIQSEREEHQLIRDSILNEKTLKKFQARLDGETKERKATLNQLNDEIFDLETKIQETRIENDVKSRLVHKWESTRHEQAQIVIESKENDLIQCSKETSNNIERELRLKSEIDVYINYCIGLINEKITFWMDKYQKEIKAFDSDIMRHKEHIAELKVKYEEMVILYKHREKEIKICAESKKEREKQMAFADKQMRSAIKIQAWWRGTMVRKGLGPFKKKKKSKPPKASKKAAGKKGK
- the LOC129732703 gene encoding CAAX prenyl protease 1 homolog, which produces MPDELQTSEITLYSILIFLVLENLINLYLTRRQIYVYETSKDVPAELKDAMKKETFEKARLYGLDKANFGIFKLLLCDIAIVSIELYTGFIALIWARAVQITQQFGLNIESEIQVSIVFLLLINIIGTFKDLPFKIYATFVLEEKHGFNKQTAGFFIKDQIKSFLVGQVLSIPIVSAIIYIVQIGGDYFFIWLWAFMGVVSLLLITIYPVYIAPLFDKFRPLEDGDLKKSIEDLAASLKFPLGKLFVVEGSKRSAHSNAYFTGLFGAKRIVLFDTLLLNKGLPDDSTLAEDEKGKGCEDKEVLAVLAHELGHWKLGHIRKNIIIMQVQMFLIFIVFSQLFKYSPLYQAVGFPENVQPILIGFLVIAMYILAPYNTLISFAMTILSRRFEYQADEFANELGFSNELGEALIKLNIDNLGFPVYDWMYSSWNHSHPTLLQRLERLKALQKKKR